Proteins encoded together in one Oceanobacillus iheyensis HTE831 window:
- the guaA gene encoding glutamine-hydrolyzing GMP synthase has product MENNELVLVLDFGSQYNQLITRRIREFGVYSELHSHKLTAEEIKEMNPKGIILSGGPHSVYDENSFRCDEGIFELGIPVLGICYGMQLMSLHYDGKVERSKNREYGKALIELDGEPVLFKDTPKGQTVWMSHGDKVTAAPPSFNIDATSPSTPIAAISNVEKNLYGVQFHPEVRHTEYGNDLLNRFVFDVCGCTGDWSIENFIDMEVEKIQETVGDRKVLCALSGGVDSSVVAALIHKAIGDQLTCIFVDHGLLRKNEGDDVMKVFAEDFQMNIIKVDAKDRFLFKLEGVSDPELKRKIIGNEFIYVFDDEASKLKDIDFLAQGTLYTDVIESGTDTAQTIKSHHNVGGLPEDMQFTLIEPLNTLFKDEVRELGSQLGVPDRIVWRQPFPGPGLAIRILGEVTEEHLEIVRESDAILREEIAKAGLDRDIWQYFTVLPNIKSVGVMGDARTYAHTIGIRAVTSIDGMTSDWARIPWDVLERISTRLVNDVDNINRVVYDVTSKPPATIEWE; this is encoded by the coding sequence ATGGAAAATAATGAGTTAGTACTTGTACTTGATTTTGGAAGTCAATACAATCAGTTAATTACACGTCGAATTAGAGAATTTGGCGTTTATAGTGAACTTCATTCTCATAAATTAACTGCTGAAGAAATCAAAGAAATGAATCCAAAAGGAATTATTCTTTCTGGTGGACCGCATAGTGTTTATGATGAAAATAGTTTTCGCTGTGATGAAGGTATTTTTGAATTAGGAATTCCTGTATTAGGAATTTGTTATGGAATGCAGTTAATGTCACTTCATTATGACGGTAAGGTTGAACGCTCTAAAAACCGTGAGTATGGTAAAGCATTGATCGAACTAGATGGAGAGCCTGTACTATTTAAAGACACTCCAAAAGGACAGACGGTTTGGATGAGTCATGGAGATAAAGTCACTGCAGCACCACCATCTTTCAACATTGATGCAACAAGCCCTTCTACACCAATTGCAGCAATTAGTAATGTAGAAAAGAACTTGTATGGTGTTCAATTCCATCCAGAAGTTCGCCACACGGAATACGGAAATGATTTATTAAATCGCTTTGTATTCGATGTATGCGGATGTACTGGAGATTGGTCAATTGAGAACTTCATTGATATGGAAGTGGAGAAAATTCAAGAAACCGTTGGCGATCGTAAAGTATTATGTGCGCTAAGTGGTGGAGTAGACTCCTCTGTAGTTGCTGCTTTGATTCATAAAGCGATTGGTGATCAACTAACTTGTATTTTCGTAGATCACGGTCTTCTTCGTAAAAATGAAGGAGATGATGTCATGAAAGTATTTGCAGAAGACTTTCAGATGAATATTATCAAAGTCGATGCAAAAGATCGTTTCCTATTTAAATTAGAGGGTGTATCTGACCCAGAATTAAAACGTAAAATTATTGGTAATGAATTTATCTATGTATTTGATGATGAAGCATCAAAACTGAAAGATATCGACTTCCTGGCACAAGGTACTCTATATACGGATGTTATTGAAAGTGGTACGGATACAGCGCAAACCATTAAATCTCATCACAACGTAGGTGGATTACCAGAAGATATGCAGTTTACGCTAATCGAGCCTTTAAATACGTTATTTAAAGATGAAGTTCGTGAACTAGGATCTCAATTAGGCGTACCTGACCGTATTGTCTGGCGCCAACCATTCCCAGGACCTGGATTAGCTATCCGTATCCTTGGTGAAGTAACCGAAGAACATTTAGAAATCGTTCGTGAATCGGATGCAATCCTACGTGAAGAAATTGCAAAAGCGGGTCTAGATCGTGATATTTGGCAATACTTCACCGTCCTACCGAACATTAAAAGTGTTGGAGTAATGGGGGATGCACGTACGTATGCTCATACAATCGGTATCCGTGCGGTAACTTCGATTGATGGAATGACTTCCGATTGGGCACGTATCCCATGGGACGTATTAGAAAGAATTTCTACACGTCTTGTGAATGATGTAGATAATATTAACCGCGTTGTGTATGACGTAACGAGTAAGCCGCCTGCTACGATTGAGTGGGAGTAG
- a CDS encoding NAD(P)-dependent oxidoreductase, whose translation MEKEIGINYVDFDTLIQTSDVIIVQTPLTKDTKNKFDKNVISQMKDDAVLVNCARGGIVEKEALAEAVKDGKIRYGGDVWYPQPAPKDHPWRAIEQTGLTVHYSGMTVEAQERIQTGVQEILTSYMNNNPINDSYLIVDNHKIANQSYQTQS comes from the coding sequence GTGGAGAAAGAAATTGGAATTAATTATGTAGATTTCGATACATTAATTCAAACTTCCGATGTCATAATTGTTCAAACTCCACTAACGAAAGATACGAAGAATAAGTTTGATAAAAATGTAATCAGCCAAATGAAAGATGATGCAGTTCTAGTTAATTGTGCCAGAGGTGGCATCGTTGAAAAAGAAGCACTAGCGGAAGCTGTGAAAGACGGTAAAATTCGTTATGGTGGGGATGTATGGTATCCACAGCCTGCGCCAAAAGATCATCCATGGCGTGCAATAGAACAAACTGGACTTACGGTTCACTATTCTGGTATGACTGTAGAAGCGCAAGAAAGAATTCAAACAGGAGTACAGGAAATTCTCACTAGTTATATGAATAATAACCCAATTAACGATTCGTATTTAATCGTAGATAATCATAAAATTGCAAACCAAAGTTATCAAACACAAAGCTAA
- a CDS encoding sodium/glutamate symporter, producing the protein MENFTIWSLMIDISIISGLLLVGTILRAKVRWIQSLFLPASMIAGFLGLALGPSGVGILPFSEQFSVYPSLLIAVIFAAIPIGAAKVRLSEVFHRVRNMFSYSLILTLSMWGIGVLFAMLILNPLFNDLPNGFGLILGAGFLGGHGTAAALGEGLMHAGWEEAMDLGMTSATVGLLIAVLGGLFLIKQSTENGHTQFITSFKDLPSELKSGLMPKSKRFNMGQETVSSSSIDPLVLHLAIITFIIGISYWVTNILSDLIPAVSIPLFSVAFILGLLFQAISRRIKSDEYVDGRVMERIGGTATDFLVAFGIASINITVVMDYALPLILLFAFGTLWAYLLFRFVGPNIFKEFWLEKSIFGWGWSTGTVAMGLALLRIVDPELKSRTPEDYALAYVGVAPIDIIIVTFAPILFALGFTWAIPVVLLLGAAAIIVIYKFTGLWGQGRHGNTSS; encoded by the coding sequence ATGGAGAATTTTACAATTTGGTCATTAATGATAGATATTAGTATTATTTCTGGATTACTATTAGTTGGAACTATTTTACGTGCAAAAGTGAGATGGATACAGTCCTTATTCTTACCAGCTAGTATGATCGCAGGATTTTTAGGACTTGCTTTGGGTCCCAGTGGAGTAGGGATTTTACCTTTCTCTGAACAATTCAGCGTTTACCCGAGCTTACTAATTGCCGTTATTTTTGCAGCAATACCTATTGGGGCTGCAAAGGTACGTTTATCTGAAGTGTTTCATCGAGTACGTAATATGTTTTCATACTCATTGATTCTTACATTATCCATGTGGGGAATAGGAGTTCTATTTGCGATGCTCATTCTTAATCCCCTCTTTAATGATTTGCCAAATGGGTTTGGATTAATTTTAGGAGCAGGTTTCTTAGGTGGACATGGTACAGCTGCCGCTCTTGGAGAAGGTTTAATGCATGCTGGATGGGAAGAAGCGATGGATCTTGGAATGACATCAGCAACAGTCGGATTACTAATTGCTGTTTTAGGTGGATTATTTCTTATTAAACAAAGTACTGAAAACGGACATACACAATTCATTACTAGTTTTAAAGATCTTCCTTCTGAATTAAAATCCGGATTAATGCCAAAGTCAAAACGGTTCAATATGGGACAAGAAACCGTATCCTCAAGTTCCATTGATCCGCTGGTATTACATCTAGCAATTATTACTTTTATAATTGGTATATCTTACTGGGTAACCAATATACTTTCAGATTTAATCCCTGCAGTATCTATTCCATTATTTAGTGTGGCATTTATATTAGGTTTATTATTTCAAGCAATCAGTCGCAGAATAAAATCAGATGAATATGTTGATGGTCGTGTGATGGAGCGAATTGGAGGTACTGCAACCGATTTTCTTGTTGCTTTTGGTATTGCTTCTATAAACATTACAGTGGTTATGGATTACGCTCTACCACTGATTCTATTGTTTGCTTTTGGAACATTGTGGGCATATCTATTATTCCGTTTCGTCGGTCCTAACATATTCAAAGAATTCTGGTTAGAGAAATCTATTTTTGGTTGGGGCTGGAGTACAGGAACCGTCGCTATGGGCCTAGCACTATTACGAATTGTTGACCCTGAACTTAAAAGTCGAACACCAGAAGACTATGCCTTGGCTTATGTAGGTGTTGCACCGATTGATATTATCATCGTAACGTTTGCACCAATTCTATTTGCACTCGGATTTACATGGGCTATTCCAGTAGTTCTCCTGCTTGGTGCAGCAGCTATTATCGTCATCTATAAATTCACAGGATTATGGGGACAAGGTAGACATGGGAACACATCTAGCTAA
- a CDS encoding TetR/AcrR family transcriptional regulator, with the protein MNGFEKRTEEKKRQILEAAFTLMNSDTKKNVTMEDIAKYSNVGKTTVFKYFGSKENLMHEVFKHFLKQIATSAKQIMDENKTFEETLSAMSQNKIRFFNEINQDFYLYMMEYLTKKDDDGLSVMMQQYTQESFGMLLDLFHRGRKEGKIDLKYSDEFLLIYFQALVEGISSPQVYEKIVPYTEEWTEMLIKGIAPNK; encoded by the coding sequence GTGAATGGTTTTGAAAAGCGAACCGAAGAGAAGAAAAGACAGATATTAGAAGCTGCTTTTACATTGATGAATAGTGATACAAAAAAGAATGTAACCATGGAAGACATTGCAAAATACTCCAATGTTGGTAAAACAACTGTTTTCAAATATTTTGGCAGTAAAGAAAATCTTATGCATGAAGTTTTCAAGCACTTTTTAAAACAAATTGCGACATCCGCAAAGCAAATCATGGATGAAAATAAAACTTTTGAAGAGACTTTAAGTGCAATGAGCCAAAATAAGATTCGTTTTTTCAATGAGATCAACCAGGATTTTTATTTATATATGATGGAATATCTTACAAAAAAAGATGATGATGGATTATCAGTCATGATGCAGCAATATACCCAAGAAAGCTTTGGTATGTTATTAGATCTATTCCACCGTGGACGTAAGGAAGGAAAAATCGACTTAAAATATTCCGATGAATTCCTATTAATTTATTTCCAGGCGCTTGTAGAAGGAATTTCCAGTCCACAAGTATATGAAAAAATTGTTCCATATACAGAAGAATGGACAGAAATGCTGATTAAAGGAATTGCACCAAACAAGTAA
- a CDS encoding ABC transporter ATP-binding protein translates to MTEIVKLQGVQKKFGKFQALKDVTFAVNSGEVVGFIGPNGAGKSTTIRALLGIIKRDAGKAEIFGKDVWKDSLEIHKRISYVPGDVALWGSLTGGEIIDLFIKLHGGGDKQKRDNLIERFELDPKKKAKGYSKGNRQKVGLIAALSVESDLYIFDEPTSGLDPLMESVFQEEVEKIKRAGKSILLSSHILSEVERLADRVVIIRQGEIVETGTLEELRHLTRSTVTIATEGDVGAMASITGVHDFMQKDNQATFSADHQYLNDILTQATKLGVNKFEAVPPTLEDLFMRHYEG, encoded by the coding sequence ATGACCGAGATTGTGAAATTACAAGGAGTGCAAAAGAAATTTGGTAAGTTTCAAGCGTTAAAAGATGTGACATTTGCAGTGAATTCTGGAGAGGTAGTGGGTTTTATTGGACCTAATGGTGCAGGTAAATCAACAACAATACGCGCTTTATTAGGTATTATCAAACGAGATGCTGGAAAGGCTGAAATTTTTGGGAAAGATGTTTGGAAAGATAGCCTAGAAATTCATAAGCGTATTTCCTACGTTCCTGGTGATGTTGCACTTTGGGGAAGTTTAACAGGTGGAGAAATCATTGATTTATTTATTAAATTACATGGTGGAGGAGATAAACAAAAAAGGGACAATTTAATTGAGCGTTTTGAATTGGATCCAAAGAAAAAAGCAAAAGGATATTCGAAAGGAAACCGCCAAAAAGTAGGTTTGATTGCAGCGCTTTCAGTTGAGTCAGATTTATATATATTTGATGAACCGACTTCAGGTTTGGACCCCTTGATGGAATCAGTCTTTCAAGAAGAAGTGGAAAAAATCAAACGTGCAGGTAAGTCGATTTTACTTTCATCACATATCTTAAGTGAAGTAGAACGGTTGGCAGATAGGGTAGTTATTATTCGTCAAGGTGAAATTGTCGAGACAGGTACATTAGAGGAATTGCGTCACTTAACCCGTTCAACGGTAACTATAGCAACAGAAGGGGATGTGGGAGCAATGGCTTCTATCACAGGAGTACATGACTTCATGCAGAAAGACAATCAAGCTACTTTCTCTGCTGACCATCAATATTTGAATGATATTTTAACCCAAGCAACAAAATTAGGAGTTAATAAGTTTGAAGCTGTTCCACCAACGCTGGAAGATCTGTTTATGCGTCACTACGAGGGCTAA
- a CDS encoding ABC transporter permease yields MKEKFARWDTLFIQYLKRDWKKIFFWILGIGLFSSAFVPAFKEIAKGEGLIGMFETMQNPAMISMVGPTPIESANDYTIGAMYAHEMLLFCGLFAMIMAVLHVVSHTRKEEDLGLTELVRSFQIGRQANSLAAVTETVFINIILALFISGVLASFGVDSINVEGALLFGASIGTAGIIGAGIALVMAQIMPTSSSATGSSLGMVGLLYIIRAGTDASNVDLSMLNPMGWVYLTYPFTEDNWTPLVFALIFSIVLIIIAFVLEGGRDMGAGYLPEMEGRKNAKKSLLSVRGLFFKLNRGVMISWLIAFAIMGAAYGSIYGDMQTFLESNEIMKQMFSHSGVSIEESFTGTIMMVMIVLVSILPIVIVNKTFNEESRLHLSQILATKVTRSQIYWTTIGMAMIASLVGILLAAGSIGAIAVSVMEGSSTMEISDFLASGYNFLPSVLFITGIAALTLGWAPKLGKLVYIYLGYSFVLNYFDGILNLPEGLLKTAIQSWIPHMPMEEFDGFVFITITVISIAMFVLGYIGYKRRDMIEGA; encoded by the coding sequence ATGAAGGAAAAATTTGCACGGTGGGATACATTGTTTATTCAATATTTGAAGCGTGATTGGAAAAAGATATTTTTTTGGATATTAGGAATTGGTTTATTTTCTTCAGCCTTTGTTCCCGCATTTAAAGAAATTGCCAAAGGTGAAGGATTAATAGGCATGTTTGAAACTATGCAAAATCCAGCGATGATTTCTATGGTTGGCCCTACCCCAATTGAATCAGCGAATGATTACACAATCGGAGCGATGTATGCGCATGAAATGTTATTGTTCTGTGGTTTGTTCGCAATGATAATGGCCGTTTTGCATGTGGTAAGTCATACTCGTAAAGAGGAAGACCTTGGATTAACAGAATTAGTTCGTTCTTTTCAAATAGGGCGCCAAGCTAATTCTCTTGCTGCAGTGACAGAAACTGTTTTTATAAATATCATATTGGCATTATTTATTAGTGGAGTACTTGCGAGCTTTGGTGTTGATTCTATCAATGTTGAAGGCGCCTTGTTATTCGGAGCCTCCATTGGAACTGCCGGAATAATAGGTGCGGGGATAGCATTAGTAATGGCACAGATTATGCCAACTTCATCGAGTGCAACAGGTTCCTCACTAGGAATGGTCGGATTGCTATATATTATTCGCGCAGGGACAGATGCTTCCAATGTAGACTTATCTATGCTTAATCCAATGGGATGGGTGTATTTGACGTATCCTTTTACGGAAGATAACTGGACGCCACTTGTTTTTGCTTTGATTTTTAGTATTGTCTTGATCATTATTGCTTTCGTTCTTGAAGGTGGTCGCGATATGGGAGCAGGTTATCTGCCTGAAATGGAAGGACGAAAAAACGCAAAAAAATCCTTGTTATCTGTTCGAGGACTATTTTTCAAACTTAACAGAGGGGTTATGATTAGTTGGTTAATTGCTTTTGCTATTATGGGAGCAGCCTACGGTTCGATTTACGGAGACATGCAGACGTTTCTTGAAAGTAATGAGATAATGAAGCAAATGTTTTCTCATTCAGGTGTTTCAATCGAAGAATCGTTTACTGGCACAATCATGATGGTGATGATTGTCTTAGTTTCTATATTACCAATTGTCATTGTCAATAAAACGTTTAATGAAGAGAGTCGTTTACATTTGAGTCAGATATTGGCTACAAAAGTAACACGTAGTCAAATCTATTGGACTACTATCGGTATGGCGATGATTGCGAGTTTAGTAGGGATATTATTAGCAGCAGGTAGTATTGGGGCTATAGCAGTATCTGTCATGGAAGGTAGTTCCACAATGGAGATAAGTGATTTTCTTGCATCTGGATATAATTTTCTTCCTTCTGTACTATTTATTACGGGTATCGCAGCTTTAACGCTTGGTTGGGCACCAAAGTTAGGTAAACTGGTTTATATTTACCTTGGCTATTCGTTTGTACTAAACTATTTTGACGGCATCTTGAACTTACCTGAAGGCTTACTAAAAACAGCTATTCAGAGTTGGATACCGCATATGCCGATGGAGGAATTTGATGGATTTGTCTTCATTACCATTACAGTAATTAGTATTGCAATGTTTGTACTTGGATATATAGGTTATAAGAGGAGAGACATGATTGAAGGAGCATAA
- a CDS encoding AraC family transcriptional regulator, with protein MLHELNHVIDYIEEHLTEDLSLESISEFAGVSDYHFRKIFFYIAGITLSEYIKNRRLSEANKDLLNGEKVTDVAFKYRYESLDGFTRAFKNWSGILPSNVFKTGLSKYFPKLSFVINVKGGLAMDVRIVEKPAFNLVGVTKRVPMQFEGVNNEIVKLAQSITDAQQEEMHSLQNIEPYEVVNASYDADANFLKEEGDLTHLIGVLTTLDQVSDRLEKVSIPACTWAVFPNEGPFPDTLQQTMARTYSEWFPTSDYEVIEAPSFSFTKMNEYKENYAYSEIWIPVRKK; from the coding sequence ATGTTACACGAGTTAAATCATGTTATTGATTATATTGAGGAGCATTTAACGGAGGATTTATCTTTAGAGAGCATTTCTGAATTTGCTGGAGTATCAGACTACCATTTTAGAAAGATATTCTTTTATATTGCAGGCATAACACTTAGTGAATACATTAAAAATCGGAGATTATCTGAAGCTAATAAAGATTTATTGAATGGTGAGAAAGTGACTGATGTTGCTTTCAAGTACAGGTATGAATCATTAGATGGATTCACTAGAGCCTTTAAAAATTGGAGCGGTATATTGCCCTCAAATGTATTCAAGACTGGTTTAAGTAAATATTTCCCTAAACTTTCATTCGTAATAAATGTAAAGGGAGGTTTAGCTATGGATGTTCGAATCGTAGAAAAACCAGCTTTTAATTTAGTTGGTGTAACGAAGCGTGTTCCAATGCAATTTGAAGGTGTGAATAATGAAATTGTTAAGCTTGCACAAAGTATTACAGATGCTCAACAAGAGGAAATGCATTCCCTGCAAAATATCGAGCCCTATGAAGTGGTAAACGCTTCTTATGATGCGGATGCGAACTTTTTAAAAGAAGAAGGAGATTTAACGCATTTAATAGGAGTTCTTACAACTTTAGATCAAGTTAGTGATCGGTTAGAAAAAGTGTCTATACCCGCTTGTACTTGGGCTGTTTTTCCGAATGAAGGACCATTTCCTGATACGTTACAACAAACCATGGCAAGAACTTATTCTGAATGGTTCCCTACTTCAGATTATGAAGTAATCGAAGCTCCATCTTTTTCGTTTACTAAGATGAATGAGTATAAAGAAAATTATGCTTATAGTGAAATATGGATTCCAGTGCGAAAAAAGTGA
- a CDS encoding NCS2 family permease: MNKYFQLDKLGTNIRREFVAGLTTFLAMAYILFVNPSMLSETGMDADAVFAATAIAAAIGTLVMGLVAKYPVALAPGMGLNAFFTYTVVIGFGIPWETALAGVLASGLIFIILTLSGIREKVINAIPSSLKLAVGSGIGLFIAFIGLQNANLVQADPSTLLALGDLTSPTVMLAIFGLVVSVILLAYGVKAGIFYGMIITAIAGMLFGLIQPPTGINDIVSGVPSLAPTFGQAILHFGEIFTLEMLVVILTFLFVDFFDTAGTLVAVASKAGIMKDNKLPRAGKALFSDASATVVGAVVGTSTTTAYVESTTGVSVGGRSGLTSVFTALFFLLALFFSPLLGVVTSEVTAPALIIVGVLMVSALKDIPWDEFEIAVPAFFTVLMMPLTYSIATGIAIGFIFYPITMLVKGRGKEIHPIMYGLFVIFILYFIFLN, from the coding sequence ATGAACAAGTATTTTCAGTTAGATAAGTTAGGTACAAACATTCGAAGAGAGTTTGTTGCAGGCTTGACTACTTTCTTAGCAATGGCATATATATTATTTGTTAATCCTAGTATGCTAAGTGAAACAGGCATGGATGCTGATGCTGTTTTTGCTGCAACAGCAATTGCTGCAGCGATAGGTACATTAGTAATGGGGTTAGTTGCGAAATATCCAGTAGCGTTAGCTCCGGGTATGGGACTTAATGCATTCTTTACGTATACGGTTGTAATTGGATTTGGTATACCTTGGGAGACTGCACTTGCAGGTGTGTTAGCTTCAGGTCTTATATTTATCATTTTAACGTTATCTGGTATTCGTGAAAAAGTCATTAATGCCATTCCTTCAAGTTTAAAATTAGCAGTTGGTTCAGGTATTGGTCTATTTATCGCTTTTATTGGTCTGCAAAATGCCAATCTTGTGCAAGCCGATCCATCTACACTTCTAGCGTTAGGTGATCTTACTTCACCTACTGTTATGCTTGCGATATTCGGCCTTGTAGTTTCTGTTATTCTATTAGCTTATGGTGTGAAGGCAGGAATATTTTATGGAATGATTATTACTGCGATCGCTGGTATGCTATTTGGATTAATTCAACCACCTACTGGAATCAATGATATTGTCAGTGGAGTTCCAAGTTTAGCTCCTACTTTTGGACAAGCTATTCTGCATTTTGGTGAGATTTTTACTTTAGAAATGTTAGTTGTTATTTTAACTTTCTTATTTGTAGACTTTTTTGATACAGCAGGTACGCTTGTAGCAGTTGCATCAAAAGCAGGGATTATGAAAGATAATAAGTTACCTCGAGCTGGTAAAGCATTATTCTCTGATGCTTCAGCTACAGTTGTTGGGGCAGTTGTTGGTACATCGACAACTACTGCGTATGTAGAGTCTACAACTGGGGTAAGTGTTGGAGGACGTTCTGGACTAACTTCTGTGTTTACTGCACTGTTTTTCTTACTAGCATTATTCTTCTCTCCTTTATTAGGAGTTGTTACAAGTGAGGTTACTGCACCAGCTTTAATTATTGTCGGTGTACTCATGGTAAGTGCTTTAAAAGATATCCCTTGGGATGAGTTTGAGATTGCTGTTCCTGCATTCTTTACCGTATTAATGATGCCACTAACGTACAGTATTGCTACAGGTATTGCAATTGGCTTTATCTTCTACCCAATTACGATGTTAGTAAAAGGACGAGGAAAAGAAATTCATCCGATTATGTATGGCTTATTCGTCATATTTATTCTATACTTCATATTTTTAAATTAG
- a CDS encoding MFS transporter yields MSKTKSLIPLKTLFVSYHASNTILISFLPLYLQSRGLSGTQIGWVLAVESLAAILAQPFWGFLSDKFKTIKRILFICLIGLLIFGFTFFQMSSLHTILIFGAVFYFFAAPIGGLNDSFAQRRAGQLGISFGSIRMWGSVGFALSSLLVGEVLARFGIGYMVWVYLAFGTIALLTLIPLKDVKADTKPVKLNDISKIIKSKPFLLFLGVILFITITHRMNDYYMALYISELGGSEDLVGLAWFAGVISEAAVFALAAFWFRKFHSLIFIIIAAIIYTLRWFLYATATDPMMIIGLQFLHGLTFGVFYTAAFDYVTRLIPSFLQSTGHLVFFSVYFGLSGIIGSLAGGSLVDVFGGSSMYTLMGILSAIGTVLLITYHIAYYRKDLTAPGSE; encoded by the coding sequence ATGAGTAAAACAAAATCATTAATCCCCTTAAAAACTTTATTTGTAAGTTACCATGCTTCCAATACGATTTTAATAAGTTTCTTACCACTATACCTACAATCTCGAGGATTGTCAGGTACACAAATCGGCTGGGTGCTAGCAGTAGAATCTTTGGCCGCTATACTGGCACAACCATTTTGGGGGTTTCTAAGTGATAAGTTCAAAACAATAAAACGAATATTATTCATTTGCCTTATCGGCCTATTGATTTTCGGTTTTACCTTTTTCCAAATGTCCTCCTTACATACTATTCTTATTTTTGGAGCAGTGTTTTACTTTTTTGCAGCTCCTATCGGTGGTTTAAATGATAGTTTTGCGCAACGACGCGCTGGACAGTTAGGTATCTCTTTTGGCTCTATACGAATGTGGGGATCTGTTGGATTTGCACTATCATCTTTACTAGTTGGAGAAGTATTAGCTCGATTCGGAATTGGATATATGGTATGGGTATACTTAGCCTTTGGAACTATCGCGCTACTTACCCTCATCCCTTTAAAAGATGTAAAAGCAGATACCAAACCAGTGAAATTAAATGACATCAGTAAAATTATAAAAAGTAAACCTTTCCTCCTTTTTCTTGGAGTTATCTTATTTATTACAATTACTCACCGAATGAATGATTATTATATGGCGCTTTATATTAGTGAACTTGGTGGGAGCGAAGATCTTGTTGGATTGGCTTGGTTTGCAGGAGTCATCTCAGAAGCTGCCGTCTTTGCATTAGCTGCTTTTTGGTTTAGAAAATTTCATTCATTAATTTTTATTATTATCGCTGCTATTATATATACATTAAGATGGTTCTTATACGCGACAGCAACGGATCCAATGATGATCATTGGTTTACAATTCTTACACGGATTAACATTTGGTGTCTTTTATACTGCTGCGTTTGATTATGTCACTCGACTAATTCCAAGTTTCTTACAATCGACTGGTCATCTGGTGTTCTTCTCGGTATACTTTGGACTTTCAGGTATTATCGGTTCATTAGCTGGAGGTTCTCTGGTTGATGTTTTCGGAGGAAGTTCGATGTATACATTAATGGGTATTCTTTCTGCAATAGGTACAGTCCTGTTAATCACGTATCATATAGCATATTACCGTAAAGATTTAACAGCACCTGGTTCGGAATAG
- a CDS encoding gamma-glutamyl-gamma-aminobutyrate hydrolase family protein yields the protein MKPVIGITSSMETDCSQYTINNRNIRAIENAGGIPVMLPYLKNDEDIDYMMNKLDGLYLTGGYDIDPTLFGEEPLPGLGIIIPERDRSEIAYVEKMIERDKPILGVCRGSQILNIALGGLMYQDIYSQLDTVKLLQHRQKAPIDHRSHFVHVKEGSLLYQLTGLDKFKVNSYHHQTNNRVPEDYQICATASDGIIEAFESEKHRFVLGLQWHPEGLIDCKDDPSFAIYQGFIKACMNQ from the coding sequence ATGAAGCCAGTTATTGGTATTACTTCATCTATGGAGACGGATTGTTCTCAATACACCATTAATAATCGGAATATACGTGCCATTGAAAATGCAGGGGGTATTCCCGTTATGCTTCCATATTTAAAGAATGATGAAGATATAGATTACATGATGAACAAGCTGGATGGACTGTATTTAACCGGTGGATATGATATCGATCCGACTTTATTTGGCGAAGAGCCTTTACCGGGGCTTGGCATCATTATTCCTGAGCGAGATCGTTCGGAAATTGCGTATGTAGAAAAAATGATTGAAAGAGATAAACCAATTCTAGGAGTATGCCGTGGAAGTCAAATTTTAAATATTGCATTAGGTGGTTTAATGTATCAAGATATATATTCACAATTAGACACTGTTAAATTGTTACAACATCGACAGAAAGCCCCAATTGATCATCGATCACATTTTGTGCACGTGAAGGAAGGTTCATTATTATATCAATTAACGGGTTTGGATAAATTTAAAGTAAATAGTTATCATCATCAGACAAATAATCGAGTTCCTGAAGATTATCAAATTTGTGCAACAGCGAGTGATGGAATTATAGAAGCCTTTGAGAGTGAAAAACATCGCTTTGTACTTGGTCTGCAATGGCATCCAGAAGGACTTATCGATTGTAAAGATGACCCTTCGTTTGCGATTTATCAAGGATTTATCAAAGCATGTATGAATCAGTAG